In the genome of Tsukamurella paurometabola DSM 20162, the window TGCTGGCCGGGCTGCGCGGGAGCACGTGTCTTCTGGTATTGCTCGGGATGGGTGGGGCCGTGGGTGCGCTCGCTGCGAGAGGGGTTCCCGGTGGGGCGATCTCGTGGGGATTCCTGGTGTACCTGCTTGTGACGATCGTGTCGGTGACCATGCGCAAGGGCTTCCTTGAGGTGGTCGACGGACCGGTGCGGCCGCTGCGGCCGGCGGTGGGCTTACCCATCGGGACTATCGCCGCATTCCTCGGTGTGGGTGGGAGCGTGCTGACGGTGCCGGTGATGCGCCGGTCCGGACATCGGATGGCGGTCGCAACGGCGCTGGCGAATCCCTTGACCCTGGCGGTCGCTGTTCCCGCGGCGGTGGTCTTCTTGCTGGCGTCGGGTGGTAGGCCCGAGGGGGCAGGCGGTGGGGTCATCGGCGCGGTGGACGTGAGGGCGGCCGGTGCGCTGCTTGCCGGATCGGTCCCGGTGGTCGTCTACCTGCGGCGATGGGGTCCGCGGATCTCGGATAACGTGCACGCACGTTGCTACGTTGCACTCCTGGTCACGGTGGCGATCGTCATGGCCGCGAACCTGATTTGATGCCCTGATTTTTCGCGCGCCGACCAACGCGGTAAGCTTGCTCGCACATCATGCGGGTGTAGCTCAATGGTAGAGCCCTAGTCTTCCAAACTAGCTACGCGGGTTCGATTCCCGTCGCCCGCTCAGATGGAAAGGCCCTGGTCGAAGTAGGTTTCCGGCCAGGGCCTTTGTCATGTTCAGAGGCTCTGCAGAGGTCCTGGGGCCGCGGTGGGGCCGCGCGGCGATTCTGAGCGAACGTGTCAGACCTCCATGAGATGATCGTCGGCGTGGAGGACGAGGGGTCGCGCGAGGCATTAGGGGCGAAGCTGCGTCGTTGGTGCACTGACCCTGGGGTGCTGTCGACCTCAGCCTGGGGCGGACTTACCGTCGCGACGTTCTGGATTGCGTCACAGGGTGCCGTTAACCCAGTGGTAAGCACAGCCATTGCCAGCGGAAACACCGCTATAGTATTCATTGCCGGGCAGGTGTTTAAGAAACGAAAACATGATTCAGAGATAACTGCACTCAGAGAAACTATTCATGAAGCGAAAAATGAAGCCAAATCGTTAACCCGAAGGCTAACCAGAGAAAAGACCAAAGCGGTAAACCAAGAGCGAGAACGCGTGGAGACGGAGAACCGCGCGCAGCAGATTGCTCTAAAGCCTCATATTCGACATGCGTTTACAAGGCACTTGGAGATGGTGGAAGCAGTGGACGCTTCAGCCAAGGCGATTGCGGAAGCCGAGT includes:
- a CDS encoding sulfite exporter TauE/SafE family protein, whose product is MVILVLVGVASGVTTALFGFGGGFVAVPVLVWAEVGLGDDAARVAVATSSVLMVVGALVATVSTPTHVLAGLRGSTCLLVLLGMGGAVGALAARGVPGGAISWGFLVYLLVTIVSVTMRKGFLEVVDGPVRPLRPAVGLPIGTIAAFLGVGGSVLTVPVMRRSGHRMAVATALANPLTLAVAVPAAVVFLLASGGRPEGAGGGVIGAVDVRAAGALLAGSVPVVVYLRRWGPRISDNVHARCYVALLVTVAIVMAANLI